In Limisphaera ngatamarikiensis, the following proteins share a genomic window:
- a CDS encoding thiazole synthase, translating to MPGNGSNLVIAGRTFRSRLILGTGKFASPELMRDALEASGAEMVTVALRRADLSGRHDPFANILEFIDPDRYLILPNTSGAMNAEEAVRLARLAAAAGLPRWVKLEIHPDPRYLLPDPIETLRAAEILVREGFVVLPYINADPVLAKRLQEIGTATVMPLGAPIGSNRGLQTRDQIRIIIEQATVPVVVDAGLGAPSHAAEAMEMGADAVLVNTAIAVAPDPCGMARAFKLAVEAGRMAYEIGLAPAQWEASPTSPLTAFLG from the coding sequence ATGCCGGGTAACGGATCCAATCTGGTTATCGCCGGTCGCACCTTTCGGTCGCGCCTGATCCTGGGCACGGGCAAGTTCGCCTCGCCCGAACTCATGCGCGATGCCCTCGAAGCCAGCGGCGCCGAAATGGTGACCGTCGCCCTTCGCCGCGCCGACCTGAGCGGCCGACACGACCCCTTCGCCAACATCCTCGAATTCATTGATCCCGACCGATACCTCATCCTGCCCAACACCAGCGGCGCCATGAATGCCGAGGAAGCCGTGCGTCTGGCCCGCCTGGCCGCCGCTGCCGGCCTCCCCAGGTGGGTCAAACTCGAAATCCATCCCGATCCCCGCTACCTGCTGCCCGACCCCATCGAAACCCTCCGCGCCGCCGAGATCCTCGTCCGCGAAGGGTTCGTCGTCCTGCCCTACATCAACGCCGATCCCGTCCTGGCCAAACGCCTGCAGGAAATCGGTACCGCCACCGTCATGCCCCTGGGCGCACCCATCGGCTCCAACCGCGGCCTCCAAACCCGCGACCAGATCCGCATCATCATTGAACAGGCCACCGTACCGGTCGTCGTCGACGCCGGCCTCGGCGCACCCAGCCACGCCGCGGAAGCCATGGAAATGGGCGCCGACGCCGTCCTCGTCAACACCGCCATCGCCGTCGCCCCCGACCCCTGCGGCATGGCCCGGGCCTTCAAACTCGCCGTCGAAGCCGGACGCATGGCCTACGAAATCGGCCTGGCCCCCGCCCAGTGGGAAGCCAGCCCCACCAGCCCGCTCACGGCCTTCCTCGGTTGA